The Halomicronema hongdechloris C2206 genome includes a window with the following:
- a CDS encoding cyclic nucleotide-binding domain-containing protein, with the protein MMHFIRQLLEWLISVFTTPLIRLDENVITVFSLLLLVVALILIVLAMGLVKRFLKHRILSPLNLDASNREVIATIASYGFGAIATIVALQNLGFQLTSLGIILGGLGVGIGFGLQTITNDFVSGLIVLFERNLKVNDFIELDDHNFSGLMGTIQEVKLRSTIIRTLDNGDVVIPNNELISRRILNWSYESPVSRLRLPVGIVYGSDPMAVTETLLKAAYLEPAVLSEPMPKVFFQGFGEESLDFELWVWVEFSRRFDVQSALNFTIEYLLRQQGLELACAQHDIWVRSSEDLIKRLIERQERTSAPTATAPKPPPHPPALRDLLRSVSYFEQFSDLELRRLIEIGHHRRLLPNTVLFREGDSGDAFYIVLEGQVDIIAETTQATLASLGAGQFFGEVALLLGIPRTATAKTVEPTLVFVIHRQGFSLLLHQYPQLADAILQALEHHQQELAERQQQLRADGIDIADTDANPVLWASRRLKEIFSL; encoded by the coding sequence ATGATGCATTTCATTCGGCAACTGCTCGAGTGGCTGATCTCAGTATTCACGACGCCGCTGATTCGGCTGGATGAGAACGTCATCACCGTATTCTCGCTGCTCCTGTTGGTGGTGGCTCTGATCTTGATCGTCCTGGCCATGGGGCTGGTGAAACGGTTTCTCAAGCACCGCATACTCAGTCCCCTGAACCTGGATGCCAGCAATCGAGAGGTCATTGCCACGATTGCCAGTTATGGCTTCGGTGCGATCGCAACTATCGTTGCCCTGCAGAACCTAGGCTTTCAACTCACCTCCCTGGGCATCATCCTGGGGGGCTTAGGAGTCGGCATTGGCTTCGGCTTGCAAACCATCACCAACGACTTTGTCAGCGGCCTGATTGTCTTGTTTGAGCGCAACCTCAAAGTCAACGACTTCATCGAGCTAGACGACCACAATTTCAGCGGCCTGATGGGCACCATCCAGGAAGTCAAGTTGCGCTCCACCATCATTCGCACCCTGGATAACGGCGATGTCGTCATTCCCAACAATGAGTTAATCTCTCGCCGCATCCTCAACTGGAGCTACGAGAGCCCAGTCAGTCGTCTGCGCTTGCCTGTCGGCATCGTCTACGGCAGTGATCCCATGGCCGTGACCGAAACCCTGCTGAAGGCAGCCTATCTAGAACCCGCCGTCCTCAGCGAACCCATGCCCAAGGTCTTCTTCCAAGGCTTCGGCGAAGAATCCCTAGACTTCGAGCTCTGGGTATGGGTGGAATTTTCTCGCCGCTTCGACGTCCAGAGTGCCCTCAACTTCACCATCGAATATCTCCTGCGGCAACAGGGGCTAGAACTGGCCTGCGCCCAGCACGACATCTGGGTGCGCAGTTCCGAAGATCTAATCAAACGCCTGATCGAGCGACAAGAGCGCACCTCAGCCCCCACCGCCACTGCCCCCAAGCCGCCGCCGCATCCCCCCGCCCTACGAGATCTACTGCGGTCAGTCAGCTACTTCGAGCAGTTTAGTGATTTAGAACTGCGTCGCTTGATCGAAATTGGCCACCATCGCCGTCTGCTGCCCAACACCGTCTTGTTTCGAGAAGGCGACAGCGGCGACGCCTTTTATATTGTCCTGGAGGGGCAGGTAGACATCATTGCCGAGACGACCCAAGCCACCTTAGCCTCCTTGGGGGCTGGACAGTTTTTTGGCGAGGTCGCCCTGCTGCTAGGCATCCCCCGCACCGCCACCGCCAAAACCGTCGAGCCGACCCTGGTATTTGTGATCCATCGCCAGGGATTTTCGCTGCTCTTGCATCAGTATCCACAACTGGCCGATGCTATCCTACAAGCCCTAGAACACCATCAACAAGAACTGGCAGAGCGCCAGCAACAACTGCGGGCCGACGGCATTGACATTGCCGACACCGATGCCAATCCGGTGCTCTGGGCCAGCCGCCGCCTCAAAGAAATTTTTAGCCTCTAG
- a CDS encoding DUF4926 domain-containing protein has translation MKVTYPLFTQVALTEDLPEHHLKRGDMATIVEHYPMPTGEEDGYSLEGFDVPNITVEVSASQIMPIKQWQHESEILVKLRRLSQLRQRQLEEYLDFLLQKEQSERRSA, from the coding sequence ATGAAGGTAACGTATCCGCTGTTTACTCAGGTTGCCTTGACAGAAGACCTCCCCGAGCATCACCTCAAACGGGGAGATATGGCAACAATCGTAGAACATTATCCTATGCCCACCGGGGAAGAGGATGGCTACAGCCTCGAAGGTTTCGACGTGCCAAACATCACCGTTGAAGTGTCTGCTTCACAGATCATGCCTATCAAACAGTGGCAGCACGAATCAGAGATTCTGGTGAAGTTACGTCGCCTGTCTCAATTGAGACAACGACAGCTAGAAGAGTATCTCGATTTTCTCCTACAGAAAGAGCAATCGGAGCGAAGGAGCGCTTGA
- a CDS encoding heavy-metal-associated domain-containing protein: MQTLTLTVPDMACAACAETITKAVQAIDTKASVQANPDTKAVIINSANDPNAITQAITDAGYTVEQA, encoded by the coding sequence ATGCAAACGTTGACCCTAACGGTGCCTGATATGGCCTGCGCCGCCTGTGCCGAGACCATCACCAAAGCAGTCCAAGCCATCGATACGAAGGCATCGGTGCAAGCCAACCCAGACACCAAGGCCGTCATTATCAACAGCGCTAACGACCCCAACGCCATCACTCAGGCCATCACCGATGCCGGGTATACCGTGGAGCAGGCATAA
- a CDS encoding type IV pilin-like G/H family protein, which translates to MQSNFKTKLLQHLLKKRQTGGFTLIELLVVIIIIGILAAIALPSFLNQANRARQSEAQTYAGSVNRGQQAYRLENTTFADAISKLGLGINTETEFYTYGDDSGNNPDVTEVVTDASGTLSNNAAVWAFPKDEALLSYAGITYTLQDQQGNATTTALLCTSDNPWNNDANNIVGISATGTFGEDPVVTGDDGECN; encoded by the coding sequence ATGCAATCTAACTTTAAGACCAAACTATTGCAGCACCTGCTGAAGAAGCGCCAAACCGGCGGCTTCACCCTGATCGAACTACTGGTGGTGATCATCATCATCGGCATCCTCGCCGCCATCGCCCTGCCGTCTTTCTTGAACCAAGCTAACCGCGCCCGCCAATCGGAAGCTCAGACCTATGCAGGCTCGGTTAACCGGGGTCAGCAAGCTTACAGGCTAGAAAATACTACCTTTGCCGATGCAATTAGCAAACTGGGCTTAGGAATCAACACTGAGACTGAGTTCTACACCTATGGTGATGACTCAGGTAATAATCCTGATGTTACGGAAGTAGTTACAGACGCTAGCGGTACGTTATCCAATAACGCTGCCGTTTGGGCATTTCCTAAGGATGAAGCTTTGCTGAGCTATGCTGGCATTACCTATACCCTGCAGGATCAGCAAGGTAACGCCACCACAACAGCACTGCTGTGTACATCTGACAATCCTTGGAATAATGACGCTAACAACATCGTGGGTATTAGTGCCACTGGTACATTTGGCGAGGATCCTGTAGTAACGGGAGATGATGGAGAGTGTAACTAG
- a CDS encoding DUF6883 domain-containing protein has product MRLPQDAIIAEEKLTRYLLVPLPKDDKSKFLAQAGYVIDNWQQLEQDLRTQVLSQPAELVETTLYGKKYRIRAVLTGPNKRVLSVITIWMMTDDTTKFVTLVPDKGVSL; this is encoded by the coding sequence GTGCGATTGCCTCAAGACGCAATTATTGCCGAAGAAAAGCTAACCCGATATTTACTAGTTCCCTTACCCAAGGATGACAAATCTAAGTTTTTAGCCCAGGCAGGTTACGTAATCGATAACTGGCAACAGCTTGAGCAAGATTTACGGACCCAAGTTCTCTCACAACCGGCTGAGTTAGTGGAAACCACCCTCTACGGCAAGAAATATCGCATTCGTGCAGTCCTGACAGGACCTAATAAGAGAGTGCTCAGTGTAATCACAATTTGGATGATGACAGACGACACGACTAAGTTTGTAACCTTGGTCCCGGATAAAGGAGTGAGCCTATGA
- a CDS encoding DUF3226 domain-containing protein, with amino-acid sequence MWPRRTGELKTSILILPNSSGPGMLEDLCLSSISQYEARCIDQYLQCVYDCTSQLPSALSKAKIHAWLATRSKPDRRLGEAALKGYFDFNNSAFERIKQFILDL; translated from the coding sequence CTGTGGCCCAGGAGAACTGGAGAACTAAAGACCTCGATACTTATTTTGCCGAATTCTTCAGGCCCAGGAATGTTAGAGGATTTATGCCTGTCATCTATCTCTCAATATGAGGCCAGATGTATTGATCAATATCTTCAATGTGTTTATGATTGCACTAGTCAGCTTCCAAGTGCTTTATCAAAAGCAAAGATTCACGCTTGGTTAGCTACACGATCAAAACCTGACAGACGATTAGGAGAAGCTGCATTAAAAGGATATTTCGATTTCAACAACTCAGCCTTTGAGCGGATCAAACAATTTATATTGGACCTTTGA
- a CDS encoding Uma2 family endonuclease has protein sequence MVQLQPKLLTAPDFIEHYGDDVRYELIDGELIDLEPTGFHEQVAGFIGRKLNVAIDQQNAPYLIPYRCLIKMLGTDTTFRPDVIVLDQSQLSQEPLWQQEPVICQGRSVKVVIEVVSSNWQNDYARKTEDYALLGIPEFWIVDYLGLGGRDYIGTPKQPTLTLCILEGDRYRKQRLQGNARLSSPTFPGLQLTVDQIFAAGQ, from the coding sequence ATGGTTCAACTTCAGCCTAAACTCCTGACCGCGCCTGACTTTATTGAGCACTACGGCGACGACGTTCGCTACGAACTGATTGATGGAGAACTTATTGACTTGGAACCTACTGGCTTCCACGAGCAAGTCGCTGGCTTCATCGGGCGTAAACTCAACGTCGCCATCGATCAGCAAAACGCCCCCTATCTCATTCCTTACCGCTGCCTGATCAAAATGCTGGGAACTGACACCACCTTTCGCCCAGACGTGATTGTTCTAGATCAGTCTCAGCTGAGCCAAGAACCCCTGTGGCAGCAAGAACCTGTTATTTGCCAGGGGCGCTCTGTCAAGGTGGTGATAGAAGTCGTAAGCTCCAATTGGCAAAACGATTATGCCCGTAAAACAGAAGACTACGCACTATTGGGTATTCCAGAATTTTGGATTGTTGATTACCTCGGCTTAGGTGGACGTGACTACATTGGCACCCCCAAGCAGCCGACGCTAACCCTATGTATCCTAGAGGGCGATCGCTATCGGAAGCAGCGACTGCAGGGCAACGCCCGCTTGTCGTCCCCCACATTTCCCGGTCTTCAACTCACTGTCGATCAGATTTTTGCCGCCGGGCAATAA
- a CDS encoding heavy metal translocating P-type ATPase: MKSLSLKLQGMSCAACASTIEKALNQTPGVIDGQVNFGAEQAQVNYDPDRTSTDAIVHAVEAAGYQAFPATSATGEDELEAAQRQAQQDLTWRVAVGVVASMLLMLGMVPMALPWHLPFLPPWLHHPWTQLILATPVLVWCGQPFFTGAWKALKRGSADMNSLIALGTGAAYIYSLFPTIFPNWFAAQGRPEVYFEVSAMVITLVLLGRLLEHRARRQTSAAIRKLMGLQPQTARVRRGDTLDTLPVEQVQLGDIVLVKPGEQIPLDGEVVRGPSTVDESMVTGESIPVEKSVGDEVIGATLNKTGSLQLRVTRVGQDTTLAQIIRLVQQAQASKAPIQKLADQVTAIFVPVVLLIAAATCVVWLLATGELSLALINTVGVLIIACPCALGLATPTSIMVATGKGADYGVLFKGADSLELAHKIQTVVLDKTGTLTAGQPTVNNFIAVEGTAQGNEQQLLRLAAALEHYSEHPLAEAVVRYARDQGIPQSDINALDVTDFAAVTGRGVTGEIDAHAVRLGTRDWLVDQGLPVEVTTKQGTSLSAYQATWEQAGQTVVWLAVDGNVVALFGIADTLKPSAAEAVDRLKRLGLTVAMLTGDNPQTARAIARQAHITDVKAQVRPDGKADAIQAFQAKSRKVAMVGDGINDAPALAQADVGMAIGTGTDVAMAASDITLMTDDLHGIVTAIRLSRATLGNIRQNLFFAFVYNSLGIPIAAGVLYPIWGLQLSPVLAGAAMALSSVSVVTNALRLRRFQP; the protein is encoded by the coding sequence ATGAAATCCCTCTCGCTGAAATTGCAGGGCATGAGTTGTGCCGCCTGCGCCAGCACCATCGAAAAAGCCTTGAATCAGACTCCTGGGGTGATTGACGGGCAAGTCAACTTTGGTGCCGAACAGGCCCAGGTCAACTACGACCCCGATCGCACCAGCACCGATGCCATCGTGCACGCCGTGGAAGCCGCTGGCTACCAGGCCTTCCCTGCCACCTCAGCGACGGGAGAGGATGAGCTGGAAGCCGCCCAGCGTCAGGCCCAGCAAGATTTGACTTGGCGAGTTGCAGTCGGAGTCGTGGCCAGCATGCTGCTGATGTTGGGCATGGTGCCCATGGCGTTGCCCTGGCATCTGCCGTTTCTGCCCCCCTGGCTGCACCATCCCTGGACCCAGTTGATCCTGGCGACGCCGGTACTGGTTTGGTGCGGTCAACCCTTCTTCACCGGGGCCTGGAAAGCCCTGAAGCGGGGGAGTGCCGATATGAACAGCCTGATCGCCCTCGGCACCGGGGCGGCCTATATCTATTCCCTATTTCCCACTATTTTCCCTAATTGGTTTGCGGCCCAGGGACGTCCCGAGGTGTACTTCGAAGTCTCGGCCATGGTCATCACCCTGGTCTTGCTGGGGCGATTGCTAGAACACCGAGCCCGGCGGCAGACCTCAGCCGCCATTCGCAAACTCATGGGGTTACAGCCCCAAACCGCTCGGGTGCGTCGAGGGGACACCCTCGACACCCTACCGGTGGAGCAAGTGCAGTTGGGAGATATCGTGCTGGTGAAACCGGGGGAACAAATTCCTCTGGATGGGGAAGTGGTGCGGGGTCCCTCCACCGTCGATGAGTCTATGGTCACAGGCGAGAGTATCCCGGTGGAGAAAAGCGTTGGGGATGAGGTGATTGGCGCCACCCTGAATAAAACCGGTAGTCTGCAACTGCGAGTGACCCGGGTCGGCCAGGACACCACCCTGGCCCAGATCATTCGGCTGGTGCAGCAGGCCCAGGCCTCAAAAGCTCCCATCCAGAAGCTGGCGGATCAGGTAACCGCCATTTTTGTACCGGTGGTGCTGCTGATTGCGGCTGCCACCTGTGTCGTCTGGTTGCTGGCAACGGGAGAACTCTCCCTGGCCCTGATTAATACCGTGGGGGTGTTGATTATTGCCTGCCCCTGCGCCCTGGGGTTAGCCACACCCACCTCGATTATGGTGGCCACGGGCAAGGGGGCCGACTATGGGGTGCTCTTCAAGGGGGCCGATAGCCTGGAGCTGGCCCACAAGATTCAAACTGTCGTCTTGGATAAAACTGGCACGCTGACGGCAGGTCAACCCACCGTGAACAACTTCATTGCTGTCGAGGGCACAGCCCAGGGCAACGAACAGCAGCTGCTACGGTTAGCCGCTGCCCTGGAGCACTATTCCGAGCATCCCTTGGCCGAAGCAGTGGTGCGCTATGCCCGAGATCAAGGGATACCCCAGTCGGACATTAATGCCTTGGACGTGACCGACTTTGCAGCGGTGACGGGCCGAGGGGTAACCGGTGAGATCGACGCGCATGCTGTTCGCTTGGGGACTCGGGATTGGCTAGTAGATCAGGGGCTGCCTGTCGAGGTAACCACGAAGCAGGGGACTTCCCTATCGGCCTACCAGGCAACCTGGGAACAAGCGGGGCAAACCGTGGTCTGGTTGGCCGTTGATGGCAATGTCGTGGCCCTATTTGGCATTGCTGACACTTTAAAACCATCAGCTGCTGAAGCCGTGGATCGCCTCAAGCGTCTGGGGCTGACGGTAGCCATGCTGACTGGAGATAACCCCCAAACGGCCCGAGCCATTGCCCGCCAGGCCCACATCACCGATGTAAAAGCCCAGGTGCGTCCCGATGGTAAAGCCGACGCGATTCAGGCGTTTCAGGCCAAGAGCCGAAAAGTGGCCATGGTGGGAGACGGCATTAACGACGCCCCGGCTCTGGCCCAGGCCGATGTGGGCATGGCCATTGGCACCGGTACCGATGTGGCCATGGCCGCCAGTGACATTACCCTGATGACAGATGACCTCCACGGCATCGTCACCGCCATTCGCCTTAGCCGCGCTACCCTGGGCAATATTCGCCAGAATCTATTCTTCGCCTTTGTCTATAACAGTTTGGGCATTCCCATCGCCGCTGGAGTGTTATATCCGATTTGGGGATTGCAGCTGAGCCCAGTGCTGGCAGGGGCGGCGATGGCGTTGAGTTCGGTGTCGGTGGTGACCAATGCGTTGCGGCTGCGGCGGTTTCAACCGTGA
- a CDS encoding IS630 family transposase (programmed frameshift) produces the protein MNSFQLEHQQKVDNRAILSDFISSNPDSRELKRALAVKMALEGEPYFKITKFLGINKSFITYWKNRFEAQGIEGIKLGYQGSKSYLTPDDRTEIISWLRTRNYWNFDELVSYLDEHYDVIYKSKQSYYTLFSEAGISWKKSQKTNPKSDPALVKKKREEIQGFIRQNQFKIESGELIVLFLDECHLLWGDVCGYVWGKTDMRIEIPITNERIRQTYYGALNYQTKEFILHPYEKGNGENTVAFMKYLQEQNPGKQIALIWDGASYHKSQEIKDFLATVNHGKEETEWQFKCILFAPNSPEQNPVEDVWLQAKNSLRRFWRLCRSFPAVKYLFEFFIDHQKFDFSKIEEYSPCS, from the exons ATGAATAGTTTTCAATTAGAACACCAACAAAAAGTAGATAATCGTGCTATTCTATCAGACTTTATAAGTAGTAATCCTGATTCAAGAGAGCTTAAGCGAGCATTGGCTGTAAAAATGGCATTGGAGGGTGAGCCATATTTTAAGATTACCAAATTTCTGGGAATAAACAAGTCTTTTATTACATATTGGAAGAACAGATTCGAAGCACAAGGCATTGAAGGTATTAAACTCGGCTACCAAGGATCAAAAAGTTACCTAACCCCAGATGATCGTACAGAAATTATCTCGTGGCTGAGAACCAGAAACTACTGGAACTTTGATGAATTAGTTTCATATTTAGATGAACATTATGATGTGATTTACAAGTCTAAGCAAAGCTACTATACACTTTTTTCGGAAGCAGGTATTAGTTGGAAGAAATCTCAAAAAACCAACCCGAAATCTGATCCAGCTCTAGTCAAAA AAAAAAGAGAAGAAATCCAAGGATTTATCCGTCAAAACCAGTTCAAAATTGAGTCTGGGGAATTGATTGTACTTTTTTTGGATGAGTGTCATCTCCTTTGGGGTGATGTTTGTGGATATGTCTGGGGCAAGACAGATATGCGAATCGAAATCCCTATTACAAACGAGAGAATCAGGCAAACATATTATGGCGCATTAAACTATCAAACAAAAGAATTTATTTTGCATCCTTACGAGAAAGGGAATGGAGAGAATACAGTTGCTTTTATGAAGTACTTGCAGGAACAAAATCCTGGGAAGCAAATCGCATTAATTTGGGATGGCGCTAGTTATCATAAGTCACAAGAGATCAAAGATTTTTTAGCTACAGTCAATCATGGGAAGGAAGAGACAGAATGGCAATTCAAATGTATTCTATTTGCACCCAATTCACCAGAACAAAATCCAGTGGAAGATGTTTGGTTACAAGCCAAAAATTCATTGAGAAGATTTTGGAGGTTGTGTCGTTCTTTCCCCGCTGTAAAGTATCTGTTTGAGTTCTTTATAGATCATCAAAAGTTCGATTTTTCTAAAATAGAAGAATATTCACCTTGTTCATAA
- a CDS encoding 3-isopropylmalate dehydratase small subunit, with the protein MAQAVASITGQGIPLQGDDIDTDRIIPARFLRCTSFDGLGEQVFADDRASTQGQHPFDQPQFQAAKILVVNRNFGCGSSREHAPQAIARWGITALVGESFAEIFFGNCVAMGIPCVTAPTQAVRQLQQAISSTPDLSLQLNLDTLQLQYGDTSLAVSLPEGARKVFLEGNWDACAQLVAQAEAIRATAANLPYLQWGRLSA; encoded by the coding sequence ATGGCTCAGGCCGTTGCCAGCATCACAGGGCAGGGAATCCCCCTACAGGGAGATGATATTGACACCGACCGCATCATCCCAGCCCGGTTCCTGCGCTGTACCAGCTTCGATGGCCTTGGAGAGCAAGTCTTCGCCGATGACCGAGCCTCTACTCAGGGCCAACATCCCTTCGACCAGCCCCAATTCCAGGCAGCCAAGATTCTAGTCGTCAACCGCAACTTCGGCTGTGGTTCCTCCCGGGAGCATGCTCCTCAAGCCATTGCCCGATGGGGCATTACCGCCCTGGTGGGCGAAAGCTTCGCGGAAATCTTCTTTGGCAACTGTGTGGCCATGGGTATTCCCTGCGTCACTGCGCCGACCCAGGCCGTGCGCCAGCTGCAACAGGCCATTAGCAGCACTCCTGATTTGTCGCTACAGCTGAACCTAGACACTCTGCAGTTGCAATACGGTGATACCTCCCTGGCCGTATCGCTGCCAGAAGGCGCCCGTAAGGTCTTTCTAGAAGGTAACTGGGATGCCTGCGCTCAACTCGTGGCCCAAGCCGAAGCAATTCGGGCCACCGCCGCCAACCTTCCCTACCTGCAATGGGGTCGCCTTTCGGCTTAG